In the Candidatus Limnocylindrales bacterium genome, GCCCCGTTGGCTCTGCAAAGGGGTTACCCGCATTAAAAACCAGCGTCTTTCCTTCCTCGAATGGCAGGAATATTCCAGTGTGAATTGATCTTGCAAACCCTTCAATACCACTTGAATCCCAACCAGAGCTCTTAGCGCATCTTCGGAACCTCGCTTCAGAGCCTGTTGACACTCTTCCAGATAGTTAGTTCCAACACCGGTACCAGAAAGAAGTGGATCGCCGTTTTCTTGGGCAAATCGTTCCCATGCCTTGTTGACGGCAATAACATTTCCAGCTCTATCCAGTACGGCAATATGCGATGTCAGGGAGCTCAATACCGCCCGATTAAATTCTTCACTCTCCTTGAGGGCTACTTCGGCCTTCTTCCGAAACATTTCTTTTTCATGCAATTCCATCGCATACCGAATAGACTGACATAACAACTCTGAAGATAACTTTGCTTTAGGAAGATAATCTGCCGCACCGGCTTTCATGGCTTCTACGGCAATTTCCTCATCCCCCTGTCCTGTTAGAAAAATAACCGGAACCGAAACTCCCTCTGCCCGAATCCTGCGTAAGACCTCTAGGCCATCTACTTCCCCTAATCGATAGTCGAATAAACAAACTTCATAATTCGTCCTGCTTACACAACTTATCGCTTCTGAGAAAGAAGGGGCATGATCTAGAACAAACCTGAATCCCTTCATCCCAGATTGAAGTAAATCTTGGATGAGTATTACACCCTCGGTATCGTCGTCAACAACCAATATTTTTATTTCGGGTTCGTCCATGCCGGTTCTCCCTATACTAGCCAGGTAGTTCAACAATCTCTAACCAATATTTACCCAGTAATTTCATGGCATCTACCAATTGATCAAAACTGACGGGTTTCTTAATAAAGGAATTTACACCAGAATGATAGGATCGAATAATGTCCTCATCGGCTTTTGAAGTGGTTAAAACGACTACCGGGATCTTTTTCAACTCGGGATTTAGTTTAATTTCGTGTAAAGCTTCCCGGCCATCCTTCCTCGGCATATTCAAATCTAACAGGATTAAGCCCGGTCTTGGGGAGGTTTGGGGATCTTGAAAAGAACCTTGATGAAGCAAATAATCTATTAACTCCTCCCCATTT is a window encoding:
- a CDS encoding response regulator, with product MGKNTNSIVILLAEDDDDDYLLTLDALREALITNEVYRVRNGEELIDYLLHQGSFQDPQTSPRPGLILLDLNMPRKDGREALHEIKLNPELKKIPVVVLTTSKADEDIIRSYHSGVNSFIKKPVSFDQLVDAMKLLGKYWLEIVELPG